A genomic segment from Nicotiana tabacum cultivar K326 chromosome 9, ASM71507v2, whole genome shotgun sequence encodes:
- the LOC107804437 gene encoding ankyrin repeat-containing protein At5g02620-like produces the protein MEAPTAQPTTPRKKMTKQLTGKRDDSALHSAARAGNIVAIRETIKNTGEEELAELLIKQNSAGETPLYVAAEYGYYEVVREMIMYYDLVTAGIKARNGFDALHIAAKQGDLDMVKVLLEAHPELAMTVDVANTTALHTAANQGHIEVVNYFLEEQSSLATIAKSNGKTALHSSARNGHLQVLKALLSKEPGIATRMDNKGQTALHMAVKGQNLEVVEELIKTDPSLINMVDNKGNTPLHIAARKGRSEIVKLLLGQNETDKKVINRSHETALDTAEKMSQAETVAILQEHGVESARVLKPQAINPARELKQTVSDIKHEVHDQLKHTRQTKKRIQGIAKRLHKMHREGLNNAINSTTVVAVLIATVAFAGIFQVPGQYYMDPDNLPPGHIIGEANISNHPVFLVFFIFDSIALFISLAVVVVQTTVVVIESKAKKKLMSIINKLMWVACVLVSVAYLALSFVVVGTRYRLMAIIVSILGAVIMISTIGVMLFWVISHRIESSNKKSMRKNSMASKSLDLSDSVLSDDNDEYKKIYAI, from the exons ATGGAGGCACCAACAGCTCAGCCAACCACACCCCGGAAAAAGATGACGAAACAATTAACGGGGAAACGTGATGATTCTGCCTTGCATTCGGCAGCTAGAGCTGGAAATATTGTTGCAATAAGAGAGACTATAAAGAACACGGGCGAGGAAGAATTAGCGGAGTTGTTGATAAAGCAAAATTCAGCAGGAGAGACCCCCTTGTATGTTGCAGCTGAATATGGTTATTATGAGGTGGTTAGGGAGATGATCATGTATTATGATCTTGTCACAGCTGGCATCAAAGCGAGGAACGGGTTTGATGCATTGCATATTGCTGCCAAACAAGGAGATTTAG ATATGGTGAAGGTATTACTGGAAGCACATCCAGAGCTAGCGATGACAGTTGATGTTGCAAATACAACAGCTTTGCATACTGCAGCGAACCAAGGGCATATAGAGGTGGTGAATTATTTCTTGGAGGAACAGAGTAGTTTGGCCACTATAGCTAAAAGTAACGGGAAAACAGCACTGCATTCTTCTGCAAGGAATGGACATTTGCAGGTTTTGAAGGCTCTTTTGAGTAAGGAGCCAGGGATTGCAACACGGATGGATAATAAAGGACAGACTGCACTTCACATGGCTGTCAAAGGACAAAACCTTGAGGTTGTGGAGGAGCTCATTAAAACTGATCCTTCATTAATTAACATGGTTGACAATAAGGGCAATACGCCATTGCATATTGCAGCTCGGAAAGGGAGGTCTGAG ATTGTTAAATTGCTACTTGGGCAGAATGAAACAGATAAAAAAGTGATCAATAGGTCCCACGAGACAGCTCTCGACACTGCTGAGAAAATGTCACAGGCTGAGACTGTAGCCATCCTACAGGAACATGGCGTTGAAAGTGCACGAGTTCTCAAACCACAGGCAATAAATCCAGCAAGAGAGTTGAAGCAAACCGTTAGTGACATCAAACACGAGGTGCACGATCAGTTAAAACACACACGACAGACAAAAAAACGCATACAAGGCATTGCCAAACGCCTCCACAAAATGCATCGAGAAGGCCTTAACAACGCGATCAACTCAACAACTGTCGTTGCTGTACTAATCGCCACAGTTGCCTTTGCAGGAATATTTCAAGTGCCGGGGCAATACTATATGGATCCAGATAACCTCCCACCTGGCCATATAATTGGAGAAGCAAACATATCGAACCACCCTGTATTTCTCGTTTTCTTTATCTTCGACTCTATCGCGTTATTCATCTCGCTTGCAGTTGTGGTTGTTCAGACAACAGTTGTGGTCATTGAAAGCAAAGCAAAGAAGAAGTTGATGTCAATTATAAACAAGCTAATGTGGGTGGCTTGTGTGCTTGTTTCAGTGGCATATTTGGCACTGtcatttgttgttgttggcaCACGTTATAGGCTGATGGCAATTATTGTGTCAATTCTTGGAGCAGTTATAATGATTTCAACAATTGGAGTAATGTTATTTTGGGTTATAAGCCATAGGATTGAGTCATCAAACAAGAAGAGCATGAGAAAGAACTCTATGGCTAGCAAGTCATTGGATTTATCAGATTCAGTCCTCTCTGATGACAATGATGAATACAAGAAAATATATGCTATATAA